One Legionella hackeliae DNA segment encodes these proteins:
- the rplT gene encoding 50S ribosomal protein L20, with amino-acid sequence MPRVKRGVTAKARHKKILDQAKGYYGARSRTYRVAKQAVIKAGQYAYRDRRQKKRQFRALWITRINAQARECGLSYSRLIAGLKKAAIELDRKVLADMAVYDKPAFAAIAEKAKAALA; translated from the coding sequence ATGCCAAGAGTTAAACGTGGTGTGACGGCTAAAGCACGTCATAAGAAAATTTTAGATCAAGCCAAAGGTTATTACGGTGCCCGTAGTCGCACCTACCGTGTTGCTAAACAAGCGGTTATCAAAGCAGGTCAATACGCTTATCGTGACCGTCGTCAGAAAAAGCGTCAATTCCGTGCATTGTGGATCACTCGTATCAATGCTCAAGCACGTGAGTGCGGATTATCTTATAGTCGTTTGATTGCTGGCTTGAAAAAAGCTGCGATTGAGTTGGATCGTAAGGTATTAGCGGATATGGCTGTGTATGATAAGCCAGCGTTTGCAGCAATAGCTGAAAAAGCGAAAGCAGCACTTGCATAG
- the rpmI gene encoding 50S ribosomal protein L35 — MPKLKSHRGAQKRFRKTASGSVKRRGAYRNHILTKKSTKQKRHLRVGSCTLKECDARLARRMLHGS; from the coding sequence ATGCCTAAATTAAAGTCACATCGTGGAGCGCAAAAACGCTTCCGTAAGACAGCAAGTGGTTCTGTCAAGCGCCGAGGTGCTTATAGAAACCATATCCTCACCAAAAAATCGACTAAACAAAAGCGCCATCTTCGTGTTGGTTCTTGCACGTTGAAAGAATGCGATGCACGTTTAGCTAGACGTATGTTGCACGGTAGTTAA
- a CDS encoding cytochrome b gives MSRLLNWIDTRFPLMSTWREHLSEYYAPKNFNFYYFFGSLALLVLVNQLVTGLWLTMFYTPTAEQAFNSIEYIMRDVNFGWLLRYMHSTGASAFFIVIYLHMFRALLYGSYQKPRELIWLIGVVIFLLLMAEAFFGYLLPWGQMSFWGAQVITSLFGAIPWVGDSVATWLRGDFNVANATLQRFFALHVVGVPLLMLLLVFLHLVALHKVGSNNPEGIEIKKHVDANGRPLDGIPFHPYYTVKDFVGVIVFLIIFFSVVFFIPEMGGYFLEYANFVPANPMVTPEHIAPVWYLTPFYAMLRAIPDKLFGVITMGAAIVVLFFIPWLDKSPVRSMRYKGIYSRLALAAFVISFIMLGWLGTVIMTPWKQVLARIFTAVYFAYFVFMPFYTRYEAHKIVPERIPA, from the coding sequence ATGAGTCGATTGCTAAATTGGATAGATACACGCTTTCCATTAATGAGTACCTGGCGAGAACACCTCAGTGAGTACTATGCACCAAAAAATTTTAATTTTTATTATTTTTTCGGATCACTGGCGCTGCTTGTGTTAGTAAACCAGTTAGTTACCGGTTTATGGCTTACTATGTTTTACACGCCAACTGCCGAGCAGGCGTTTAACTCCATTGAATACATTATGCGAGATGTAAATTTCGGATGGTTATTACGCTATATGCATTCTACCGGTGCGTCAGCCTTTTTTATTGTGATTTATTTGCATATGTTTAGAGCACTGCTTTACGGTTCATATCAGAAACCTAGAGAGCTAATTTGGCTTATCGGTGTAGTAATTTTTCTGTTATTAATGGCTGAGGCTTTTTTTGGTTATCTATTACCCTGGGGACAAATGTCCTTTTGGGGAGCTCAGGTTATCACTTCGCTGTTTGGTGCTATTCCTTGGGTCGGTGATAGTGTTGCAACTTGGTTGCGAGGTGATTTCAACGTGGCAAATGCAACACTACAGCGCTTTTTTGCATTACATGTTGTGGGTGTACCTCTCTTGATGTTGCTACTTGTATTTTTACATTTAGTAGCTTTGCACAAAGTCGGATCAAATAATCCTGAAGGCATAGAAATTAAAAAACATGTCGATGCGAATGGTAGACCACTGGATGGCATCCCCTTTCATCCTTATTACACGGTAAAAGACTTTGTTGGAGTTATCGTTTTTTTAATTATCTTTTTCTCCGTCGTCTTTTTTATACCGGAGATGGGAGGTTATTTTTTAGAGTATGCTAATTTTGTACCCGCAAATCCCATGGTAACTCCTGAACATATCGCTCCGGTATGGTACTTAACACCATTCTACGCCATGCTAAGGGCTATTCCTGACAAACTGTTCGGTGTAATAACAATGGGCGCCGCAATAGTAGTCTTATTCTTTATCCCCTGGCTAGATAAAAGCCCGGTACGTTCAATGCGTTATAAGGGAATTTATTCCAGGTTGGCTTTAGCAGCGTTTGTTATCAGTTTTATTATGCTGGGCTGGCTTGGGACGGTCATTATGACACCCTGGAAGCAGGTGTTGGCGCGTATTTTTACGGCAGTGTATTTTGCTTATTTCGTATTCATGCCGTTTTATACTCGCTATGAAGCTCATAAAATAGTACCTGAGAGGATACCAGCATGA
- a CDS encoding (2Fe-2S) ferredoxin domain-containing protein codes for MAGKQCCANTGGEPFFEHMKARLLELDLHGPGKIRISKSGCLGRCSEGPCVVIYPEGIWYTYATMADIDEIIDSHLVAGNTVEHLLIPG; via the coding sequence ATGGCCGGGAAGCAATGCTGTGCAAATACGGGTGGGGAGCCTTTCTTTGAACATATGAAGGCACGATTATTGGAACTTGATTTGCATGGTCCTGGCAAAATAAGAATAAGTAAGTCAGGATGCCTTGGTCGCTGCAGTGAAGGACCTTGTGTGGTGATTTACCCTGAAGGTATATGGTATACTTACGCGACTATGGCTGATATAGATGAAATAATAGACAGTCATTTGGTAGCTGGTAATACAGTAGAGCATTTGCTAATCCCTGGTTAA
- the petA gene encoding ubiquinol-cytochrome c reductase iron-sulfur subunit, producing MNVIDENDPNQNDTPTEEEIDEQRRKFLLTTTGILGGVGVACALTPFISSWLPSAQAEAAGAPVQVDLSKMEPGQQVTVEWRGKPVWIIKRSKEMLATLKGAEEQLRDPESLVEQQPVYAKNRYRSINPEYLVLVGICTHLGCSPKYFPEVNELGPDWAGGFYCPCHGSTFDLAGRVFKGVPAPINLQVPPYYFASEHVIVIGEEKKQG from the coding sequence ATGAATGTGATTGATGAAAACGATCCCAACCAAAATGATACTCCTACCGAAGAGGAAATTGACGAACAACGGCGTAAATTCTTACTTACAACGACTGGCATTTTAGGTGGTGTTGGTGTTGCTTGTGCATTAACTCCTTTTATTTCTTCATGGTTGCCGAGTGCTCAAGCAGAGGCCGCGGGTGCGCCTGTGCAGGTTGATTTAAGCAAGATGGAGCCAGGCCAACAAGTTACAGTTGAATGGAGGGGTAAGCCGGTATGGATTATCAAGCGCAGTAAAGAAATGTTAGCTACTTTAAAAGGAGCGGAAGAACAACTCCGTGACCCTGAGTCTTTGGTTGAACAACAGCCTGTTTATGCTAAAAATCGCTACCGCTCAATAAATCCTGAATATTTGGTGTTAGTAGGGATTTGTACTCACTTGGGATGTTCCCCAAAATATTTTCCCGAAGTGAATGAGCTTGGCCCAGATTGGGCTGGTGGATTCTATTGCCCATGTCACGGTTCGACCTTTGATTTGGCCGGAAGAGTATTTAAGGGAGTTCCTGCGCCGATTAATTTACAAGTACCACCGTATTACTTTGCGAGTGAACATGTGATTGTAATTGGCGAAGAAAAGAAACAAGGATAA
- the rplM gene encoding 50S ribosomal protein L13 produces MKTFSAKTHEVKRDWFVIDASDKVLGRLATEIARRLRGKHKAEYTPHVDTGDYIIVTNAEKVTVTGRKFKEKMYYHHSGFPGGIKETSFDKLQAKNPVRIIELAVKGMLPKNPLGREMYRKLKVYAGNEHPHTAQQPKQLEIEE; encoded by the coding sequence ATGAAAACATTTAGCGCCAAGACACACGAAGTCAAACGCGACTGGTTTGTGATCGATGCTAGCGACAAAGTTTTAGGTCGACTTGCTACTGAGATTGCTCGTCGTTTACGTGGCAAACACAAAGCTGAATATACACCACACGTTGATACAGGTGATTATATTATTGTAACCAATGCGGAAAAAGTAACTGTTACTGGCCGTAAATTCAAAGAAAAGATGTATTATCATCACTCTGGCTTTCCAGGTGGTATAAAAGAAACATCTTTCGATAAGTTGCAAGCAAAGAATCCTGTACGAATTATTGAACTCGCAGTAAAAGGAATGCTTCCCAAGAATCCTTTAGGTCGAGAAATGTATCGTAAACTGAAAGTTTATGCTGGTAATGAGCATCCACATACAGCTCAGCAACCCAAGCAACTTGAGATTGAGGAATAA
- the sspA gene encoding stringent starvation protein SspA, which yields MAIVAKRTIMSLYSDNDDIYSHQVRIVLAEKGVNVEILHAKQGEAPNDLLAVNPYGSIPTLLDRELVLYEARIIMEYLDERFPHPPLLPVYPVARAEARKMMHRIEQDWYCLLQNIKAGHEIEQSREYLLESLTSLEPIFADKPYFLSDEFSLLDCALAPLLWRLPQLGVEVPAKSKSLQAYMQRLFKRDSFQASLTEAERQLRAA from the coding sequence ATGGCTATTGTGGCAAAGCGCACGATTATGTCTTTATATTCCGATAATGATGATATTTACAGTCATCAGGTTCGTATAGTTTTAGCAGAGAAGGGAGTGAACGTTGAAATTCTTCATGCTAAACAAGGTGAAGCGCCCAATGATTTGCTAGCAGTTAATCCTTACGGCTCCATTCCTACCCTTTTAGATAGAGAATTAGTTCTGTATGAAGCTCGTATTATCATGGAATATTTAGATGAGCGTTTTCCTCATCCTCCCTTATTACCTGTTTATCCTGTTGCTCGTGCAGAAGCCCGCAAAATGATGCATCGCATTGAACAAGATTGGTACTGTTTATTGCAAAACATTAAAGCAGGTCATGAAATTGAACAATCAAGAGAATACTTACTTGAGAGTCTTACAAGTCTTGAGCCCATTTTTGCTGATAAACCTTATTTCTTAAGTGATGAGTTTTCTCTGCTCGATTGCGCTCTTGCTCCTTTATTGTGGCGCTTACCCCAACTAGGTGTAGAAGTTCCTGCAAAATCCAAAAGCTTGCAAGCTTATATGCAGCGCTTATTTAAACGTGATTCTTTTCAAGCCAGCTTGACTGAGGCTGAGAGGCAATTAAGAGCGGCTTAA
- the rpsI gene encoding 30S ribosomal protein S9: MAEKQQYYGTGRRKSSTARVFLRPGKGEIKINNRTLEEYFGRETSCMIVRQPLETVDVLGKFDIYATVVGGGISGQAGAIRLGIARALVAYDEIDLAEDAEPSQTSFRRKLRARGLLTRDSRRVERKKVGLHKARRATQYSKR, translated from the coding sequence ATGGCTGAAAAACAGCAATACTACGGCACAGGTCGTAGAAAAAGTTCAACGGCTAGAGTTTTCTTACGTCCAGGTAAAGGCGAAATTAAAATTAATAATCGCACCTTGGAAGAATATTTCGGTCGCGAAACATCATGCATGATTGTACGTCAACCTTTAGAAACTGTTGATGTTCTCGGTAAATTTGATATCTACGCTACTGTTGTTGGTGGTGGAATCTCTGGCCAAGCTGGTGCTATACGTTTAGGTATTGCTCGAGCATTAGTGGCTTATGATGAGATTGATTTAGCTGAAGATGCTGAACCTAGCCAAACTTCATTCCGTAGAAAATTACGTGCACGTGGTTTATTAACTCGCGATTCAAGACGCGTGGAAAGAAAAAAGGTTGGTTTGCACAAAGCACGTCGTGCAACTCAATACTCAAAACGCTAA
- the pheS gene encoding phenylalanine--tRNA ligase subunit alpha, with translation MQDIILLQQQAADAIVQAKDISVLEAIRVDYLGKKGQLTEILKSLANLSAEEKPKVGQLVNQAKREISNLIEEKMLQLKEEQLQKKLDAERIDVTLPGRQAKSGSLHPVTQVKQRITDYFSRLGFDIVTGPEIETEFYNFEALNIPGHHPARAMHDTFYFGDGRLLRTHTSPVQIRVMENRNPPLRLIAPGRVYRCDSDVTHTPMFHQVEGLLIDKESTLSDLKGLLQDFFAYFFGRELALRFRPSYFPFTEPSAEVDIECTQCFGKGCRSCKFTGWLEVLGCGMVHPNVLQAVNISPDEYQGWAFGMGMDRLAMLYFGIDDLRMMFENDVTFLKQF, from the coding sequence ATGCAAGATATCATCCTATTACAGCAACAAGCTGCCGATGCAATTGTACAAGCGAAAGATATTTCTGTTTTAGAAGCAATCCGAGTAGATTACTTGGGAAAAAAAGGACAGCTAACAGAGATTCTGAAAAGCTTGGCGAACTTGTCTGCTGAGGAGAAGCCCAAGGTAGGTCAATTAGTTAACCAAGCTAAACGTGAGATAAGTAATCTCATTGAAGAGAAAATGCTGCAACTTAAAGAAGAGCAATTGCAGAAAAAGCTTGATGCTGAACGCATCGATGTAACCTTGCCTGGACGTCAGGCTAAAAGTGGCTCTTTACACCCTGTTACCCAAGTTAAACAACGAATCACTGATTATTTTAGCCGATTGGGCTTTGATATTGTTACAGGCCCTGAAATCGAAACCGAATTTTATAATTTTGAAGCGTTAAATATCCCAGGTCATCATCCTGCTCGAGCAATGCATGACACTTTTTATTTCGGCGATGGCCGTTTGTTGCGAACCCATACTTCACCTGTGCAAATTAGAGTCATGGAGAATCGCAACCCCCCATTACGTTTAATTGCACCTGGACGTGTTTACCGTTGTGACTCAGACGTCACCCATACTCCAATGTTTCATCAGGTTGAAGGTTTATTAATTGATAAAGAATCTACTCTTTCTGATTTAAAAGGATTATTACAAGATTTCTTTGCCTATTTCTTTGGCCGCGAGCTTGCTTTGCGATTTAGACCTTCTTATTTTCCCTTCACAGAGCCATCTGCAGAAGTGGATATTGAATGTACGCAATGTTTTGGCAAAGGGTGTCGTTCATGCAAGTTTACTGGATGGTTGGAAGTGTTAGGATGTGGCATGGTTCATCCTAATGTATTGCAAGCAGTTAATATTTCTCCTGACGAATATCAAGGCTGGGCTTTTGGTATGGGAATGGACAGACTAGCTATGCTTTACTTCGGCATTGATGACTTGCGCATGATGTTTGAGAATGATGTAACCTTTTTAAAACAGTTTTAA
- a CDS encoding integration host factor subunit alpha, protein MNALSKAMIAETLCNELGLGKSDARDMVEQFFETLKHSLENGKHVKLSGFGNFTLRDKPQRPGRNPKTGQAIPVVARRVVTFKPGLKLKTKIEERSK, encoded by the coding sequence GTGAATGCACTAAGTAAAGCAATGATTGCAGAAACTTTATGTAATGAATTGGGTCTCGGTAAGTCGGACGCCAGAGACATGGTAGAGCAGTTTTTTGAAACATTAAAGCATTCTTTAGAGAATGGTAAGCATGTTAAGTTGTCGGGGTTTGGCAATTTTACCTTGCGTGATAAACCCCAACGTCCGGGAAGAAATCCAAAAACAGGACAGGCTATTCCTGTCGTAGCAAGACGTGTGGTGACTTTTAAACCAGGTCTTAAATTAAAAACCAAGATCGAAGAACGGAGTAAGTAG
- a CDS encoding cytochrome c1, with amino-acid sequence MTRKQLLSFLIGFIIVSLTHASTMIEMLPVNIDVRDSAKLQRGARIYMNYCSGCHSLRFMRYNRMAEDLGLTTFTGEIDRDLLFNNLVFTTAKIHDPIQISMAATDALQWFGIVPPDLSLTARERGPEWIYTYLKSFYEDKKRPFGTNNLLIPDVAMPNILEPLLGRVIAVREKTNPKSPIAHLLLIEPGEMNPREFDSMLEDLVTFLTYVAEPVKLIRYRLGVIVIVFLCIFFLVAYQLKRVYWKKIH; translated from the coding sequence ATGACTAGAAAACAGCTTTTATCCTTTCTCATAGGATTCATAATCGTTTCGCTGACGCATGCGTCTACAATGATTGAAATGTTGCCAGTCAATATTGATGTGCGAGATTCGGCAAAATTACAACGTGGGGCGAGAATCTATATGAACTACTGCTCAGGTTGTCATTCGTTACGTTTTATGCGCTATAACCGTATGGCAGAGGATTTAGGTTTAACAACCTTCACAGGTGAAATTGATAGGGATTTATTATTCAATAATCTTGTTTTTACAACCGCAAAAATTCATGATCCAATTCAAATAAGTATGGCAGCCACGGATGCATTGCAATGGTTTGGAATTGTTCCACCTGATTTATCATTAACTGCGCGAGAGCGGGGGCCTGAATGGATTTATACCTATTTAAAAAGCTTTTATGAGGATAAAAAACGCCCCTTCGGTACCAATAATCTGTTAATTCCTGATGTAGCTATGCCAAATATTTTAGAACCGCTACTTGGTCGAGTAATTGCTGTTCGCGAAAAAACGAATCCAAAATCGCCGATAGCTCATTTGCTGTTAATTGAGCCGGGCGAAATGAATCCACGTGAATTCGATAGTATGCTGGAAGATTTGGTCACATTTTTGACTTATGTCGCTGAACCCGTAAAATTAATTCGTTATCGTCTTGGTGTTATTGTAATTGTATTCCTGTGTATTTTTTTTCTGGTTGCTTATCAACTAAAACGAGTCTATTGGAAAAAAATCCATTAA
- the pheT gene encoding phenylalanine--tRNA ligase subunit beta, producing MKVSELWLREWVNPSLDEQQLAALLTMAGLEVDAVNPVAGKFNNVIVGQVTSTKPHPQADKLTLCEVNTGTGQPLKVVCGASNVRPGLKVALAQIGAHLPGDLTIKESMLKGELSQGMLCSTTELGLTEQSDGIMELDDNAPVGMDIRTYLNLNDWVFDIDLTPNRADCFSVLGVAREVAAITQTPLKTMPNEVVQPASDEQRSIKLQAPEACPQYYGRVIRDINPEAITPVWMIERLRRAGVRPIHPVVDVTNYVMLELGQPMHAFDLNALQGDIIVRMAKAKETLTLLDGQEVDLHERVLVIADNQQPLAMAGVMGGEHSAVQEQTTAVFLESAFFSPLTIAGVARSYGLCTDSSQRFERGVDPQLQSIALERATALLLDIVGGIAGPVCSASKSEALPAQNTVLFNPSRVTQVTGLTIDDATMIGMLERLGMQIDKSTTPWKVKIPSHRFDISLDVDLVEEIARLNGYDQLPGSKMIAAVQAGRINPTELLGARVAQLFISRGYHETISYSFVDPELQEALYPQQAAMQLLNPISSELSQMRVGMWPGLLASMIYNIHRQQTAIKFFESGVIFELKDGELHEHPCIAGLLTGEYGTLNWGEKSGKFDFYDLKGDLEALFALLQIEDVSFTAAQHAALHPGKSAKIIIANQETGWCGVLHPRIADALDIHDDVVMFELRLNPLISETTSRYQQISKFPQIRRDLSLLVDNEITAAQIEGAVREVVEANYLKSFDVFDVYMGESIPEGKKSLAIALTLQDDKRTMVDTEINTIISAILKALNEKFAIILRD from the coding sequence ATGAAAGTTAGTGAATTATGGTTACGTGAATGGGTCAACCCCTCTTTAGACGAGCAGCAATTGGCAGCACTCTTGACCATGGCAGGTTTAGAGGTCGACGCAGTAAATCCCGTTGCAGGTAAATTTAATAATGTTATCGTAGGGCAAGTAACAAGCACAAAGCCACATCCACAAGCCGATAAATTAACCTTGTGCGAAGTGAATACTGGCACTGGTCAGCCATTAAAAGTCGTCTGTGGTGCCTCTAATGTGCGCCCAGGGTTAAAAGTTGCATTGGCGCAAATCGGAGCGCATTTACCTGGTGATTTAACAATCAAAGAATCCATGCTTAAAGGCGAATTATCACAAGGTATGCTGTGCTCAACAACCGAGTTGGGTTTAACCGAGCAATCGGATGGCATAATGGAGCTAGATGACAATGCGCCCGTTGGGATGGATATAAGAACTTATCTTAATTTAAATGATTGGGTCTTTGATATTGATTTAACACCTAATCGTGCAGATTGTTTTAGCGTATTAGGGGTTGCCCGAGAGGTTGCGGCAATTACTCAAACACCCCTTAAAACAATGCCAAATGAAGTTGTACAACCTGCGTCTGATGAACAGCGCTCTATTAAATTGCAAGCTCCTGAAGCATGTCCACAATATTATGGCCGGGTGATTCGTGATATTAATCCCGAAGCGATTACACCGGTATGGATGATTGAGCGTTTGCGCCGTGCAGGCGTTCGTCCTATACATCCTGTTGTTGATGTGACGAATTATGTCATGCTTGAACTGGGCCAGCCTATGCATGCTTTCGATTTAAATGCGTTGCAAGGAGACATTATTGTTCGAATGGCCAAGGCAAAAGAAACCTTAACTCTGCTTGATGGTCAGGAGGTCGACTTACATGAGCGAGTGTTAGTTATTGCCGATAATCAGCAACCGCTAGCAATGGCAGGCGTTATGGGTGGGGAACATAGTGCTGTTCAAGAGCAAACTACCGCAGTTTTTCTTGAGAGTGCGTTCTTCAGTCCATTAACGATTGCAGGGGTCGCAAGAAGTTATGGCCTATGCACTGACTCGTCTCAGCGTTTTGAGCGCGGGGTTGATCCGCAATTGCAATCTATTGCTTTAGAGAGAGCAACTGCGTTATTGCTTGATATTGTGGGGGGGATTGCAGGGCCTGTATGCTCTGCCTCTAAATCAGAAGCGTTACCTGCACAAAACACCGTTTTATTTAATCCTTCCAGAGTTACACAAGTGACGGGTTTGACAATTGACGATGCGACAATGATTGGCATGCTTGAACGCTTAGGCATGCAAATCGATAAAAGCACAACCCCCTGGAAAGTTAAAATTCCATCACATCGGTTTGATATCAGTCTTGATGTTGATTTGGTGGAAGAAATTGCTCGTCTAAATGGTTATGATCAACTACCAGGCAGTAAAATGATTGCTGCAGTGCAAGCAGGTCGCATAAACCCGACCGAATTACTAGGAGCACGAGTTGCTCAATTATTTATTTCCCGTGGATATCACGAAACAATTAGTTATAGCTTTGTCGATCCTGAATTACAGGAAGCGCTTTATCCACAACAAGCTGCCATGCAATTGCTCAATCCTATCTCTTCTGAATTGTCACAGATGCGTGTTGGAATGTGGCCGGGTTTATTAGCTTCAATGATTTATAATATTCACCGCCAACAAACAGCCATTAAGTTTTTTGAGTCAGGGGTTATTTTTGAGCTTAAAGATGGGGAGTTGCATGAGCATCCTTGCATTGCTGGATTGCTCACTGGTGAATATGGAACATTAAATTGGGGTGAAAAGTCAGGAAAATTTGATTTTTATGATTTAAAAGGTGATCTTGAAGCTCTCTTTGCCTTGTTACAAATAGAGGATGTTAGCTTTACAGCAGCTCAACACGCTGCGTTACATCCTGGTAAATCAGCAAAAATTATAATTGCTAATCAAGAAACAGGCTGGTGTGGGGTCTTACACCCACGTATTGCAGACGCTCTTGATATTCACGATGATGTTGTTATGTTTGAACTGCGCTTAAATCCATTAATCAGCGAAACCACATCTCGGTATCAACAAATATCAAAATTCCCACAAATACGCAGAGATCTTTCTTTGCTGGTGGACAATGAAATTACTGCCGCACAAATTGAGGGTGCCGTGCGTGAAGTTGTTGAGGCGAATTACCTTAAGTCATTTGATGTGTTTGATGTATATATGGGTGAATCTATCCCTGAAGGCAAAAAAAGTCTGGCTATTGCATTGACTTTGCAGGATGATAAACGAACTATGGTCGATACAGAGATCAATACAATAATCAGTGCTATACTCAAAGCACTAAATGAAAAATTTGCCATAATATTGAGGGACTAA
- the infC gene encoding translation initiation factor IF-3, with protein sequence MSASNKRDSDRARVNEQINVPEVRLIDVDGNQVGIVSTREALRAAEEGGFDLVEISPTAKPPVCRIMDYGKFLFELSKKQAEAKKKQKQIQVKELKFRPTTEDGDYQVKLRNLIRFLNHGDKVKVTLRFRGREMAHQEIGMKIMERLLQDTAEYGVVEQQAKREGRQLLMVLAPKKK encoded by the coding sequence ATTAGTGCATCAAATAAGCGTGATAGCGATCGCGCGCGAGTTAATGAACAGATCAATGTACCTGAGGTACGCTTAATTGATGTCGATGGCAATCAGGTGGGAATTGTATCAACGCGAGAAGCTTTGCGTGCGGCAGAAGAAGGGGGATTTGATCTTGTTGAGATTTCACCAACAGCCAAGCCGCCTGTTTGCCGCATTATGGATTATGGTAAATTTCTCTTTGAATTGAGTAAAAAGCAAGCTGAAGCAAAGAAAAAGCAAAAGCAAATTCAAGTTAAAGAGCTGAAATTCCGTCCAACGACGGAAGATGGGGATTATCAGGTCAAGCTACGCAACCTGATTCGTTTCCTAAATCATGGTGACAAGGTCAAAGTAACGCTCCGTTTTCGTGGGCGAGAAATGGCGCATCAAGAAATTGGTATGAAAATCATGGAGCGTCTGCTGCAAGACACAGCTGAATATGGTGTCGTTGAGCAACAAGCGAAACGTGAGGGTCGTCAATTATTGATGGTGTTGGCACCTAAAAAGAAATAG